CCACATACATGCCATATAGGCACACGCACTGAGATTAGGATTTGCTATCTTGATAGTTGTGTTTGGATTATCATCATGAACTGCATTTCTCGTCTCTGGTGGTATTGGTGGTTGTTATTAACAAGCCCATTGAGCATTGGAAACGTTTGCTAACCACATGAATATCTTCTGACTATTACTATCGTGCAGGAATCGCTTGTACGGCATCAAGCACTGGATCCAGAATTTCTGTTGAAGCAACGCTTGATTGGGAATGGGGTAGGCTTCCCCCACATGCAACTATATATTGTGAATCTGCTTCCTTAATACCTTCCCTATCCCTTCAAAATGCAAATTCCTACACTTCCTGCCTTTCATTTTAACAAATGACAGATTTTCTATTCCAAAGAAAAATCTAAGCAAGCACAAACCCACATGGGGAATATCTCACCAGTGTTATACCAAGCGCAGAACCTACCTGACTTGCTCAGCATGACGCAGCTTTAATTACTCCCACAACTGCTTTCCTTAGAACACTTCTGTAGACTGCAGTCAGCTTTAGGGACTCCTTTCATAAAATTCAGTCTTTTTAGCTCATTTCTACAACTGCACTAGCTAGGGGAATACCTCAGGGCTACAAGAACCAGGGCAATCCTCAGTGAGACACCCTGACTCCAAGACTTAGGGCTCGGGTGTCGATGGATTCTTACTACAATGATCTGCTTTTGAAACGCCCTCCATAAAAAAGTAACCAAGATTTCAGTCTCCCTACATACATTGATGAAACAAGCTTTTTAAACCAGAGGAGAGATTGTAAATATCATTAACAATAAAACCATGTTTTTATGACTTGGATTCAGGATCAGCTGCCTACCCAACAACATTCTACAATGACAATGTCACGCTCCTGGAGAAGAACAAAGATCCCCAAGTCCTCCAAACTCACACAAACAAAATCCCCTTATCTACTCCACCTGGAACTTCAGCATTAGTATGCTAAGAGGAATGCTACATGGCTATAACAGCAGATGCATTACAGTGGCATGTTGATCCCTACCTGGGGGCATTCCTTAGCTAAATGGTCACTGATTGCAGCATTTTACAACCATAAAGGTTAATCTTGCAAGAATGTAGGAAAAGAGTGTAGAGCATGCTCTTTGATTGGTCCACCAAGGAGGTGGAGCCAGCTTGTGAAAACATGGAGCCCCTTTTCCACAGGTCAACTGCCTATGCAGCCAATGCATTTTTCTTCCAACATGTATGTGCAGGATTATCATTTTAAGAAATCCTTATTGCAGTTGAAGGGAACCATCGCCTAAATCTACCAACTGTGTGGCTCCTCAACCCATAATTCTAAAACTTgcagactcgactcgaaactctgCCAAGTCAACTCAGCTAGGTGAGACTTTGAGCCGAGTTTCTTGGAACTCAGTCCTAATCCTGACTTGATTGAGACTTGAGAAGACTTGTTGAGTCAAATCAACCACTCCATTGACTTGCcatgactcgaaccgagtcaatCAGTGAGTCACATGTCATTattaatgaaaagaaatgaagaaaaggtAGGAATCAAACCTAAAACCCCTGCAAGGTGAGACATAACCAGCAAATCAACAAGGGGCTTGATGACAAAAGATACAATCTTATATTACTCATATTAATTCTAACTATATTGCATATATATTAGTATTTCTAATATTTTTAACATCAATATTGACTCGAGTCAAGTCTTTGAGTTGACCCGACCTGGCTGAACATTGAGTCGAGTCAATTTTCAGGTTTTCAAGGTATGCTTCAACCCAGGAGAAGTTCCTCCCCACATGACAACCACCAGATTAAAATCGAAATGTTTATCTTTACCTCCCTTTCTAACTGCAGTTTTCTTTTCTCAGCTATACAAAAGTGTCACAGGAGGTAAGACGATGGGAAGATGGATGAAAGatcaaaaagagaagaaaaaggaggaGATTAGAACCCACAACGCCCAACTACATGCAGCCACATCAGTGGCCGGGGTTGCAGCTGCAGTTGCTGCCATTATTGCAGCCACTGCCACATTATCAGACACATCAGCAGCCCCAGAAGATGGGCCTTCCAAAACATCAGCAGCCATCGCAACAGCCGCAGCATTGGTAGCAACACATTGTGTTGAGATAGCTGAGGAAATGGGTGCAGATCGCGATCAGATCTTGACAGCCATCAACTCCGCAGTGAATGTGAAGACATCGGGAGACATCATGACCCTAACTGCTGGGGCAGCAACTGGTAATTTCTATTTAACAGAAAATACCAAGAAGCCCTTATATTTAATCAAATGGCCGATAACTGCTGTGACTGGAATGCTTCCAAAACGACCAGGAATCCCTTTTGCACTCGCAAAAGAGGAGAGCATTGGAGTAATTAGCAGGGTTGTTTTGGTCATTCTAAATGATTCAGGAAGGTGAGATTGGTTGAATAACAAACCTATGAAGGCACAAGGGGAACTTGATGGAAATGTTAAAACTATACTATGTCCTGCAATTGATTAAAATGTCCCCCCAAAATGATAATATGTACCGAGAACACGTGGTTAGTTAAAGTTGGAATTTTCTCGAAGGCGAGGCTAAGTTCAGTTTTCAGATAGCGTGATAATTCACCTATTTTGAAGTGATAAAACAGCCATGCTATTAGTATTTTGGACCTTCATTTTGAAATTGTCCAGTGCTTATATATGTCATTTGCACAGCCTTGCGAGGTGCTGCAGCTCTACGAGCACGACTTCACAAGGGGCTACAGACAGCAGTCGTGGGTCCAAGTGAGGAATCAACTGGCGAAGAAAGACAATCTGAGATCTGCACAGCGTTGAAATTTGTCACCAAAGGGGGAGAGCTTCTCAAACGCACAAGGAAAGGTAGCAAAGCATCTAGCTGGGACTTTCACTCATAACAAAGGGGCATTTTAGTCATGTAAACTAATCAACTCAGCTGAAAACAAACTCCATATCACAAACCTCGTTTTCCTTAACCTCCATGCATTTCAAAATGCTCTCCTCCTTAACCTCCATGCATTTCAAAATGCTCGTATACCAAAAATTAAGTCATTAAAGCTGAAGTGAGCCAGGATCTGTGCTACAAGATGATAGGTTTTAACCAATGACAGTTTAAATTTGTTTAATTCGATTCAACTCAGCGAGCACATGGAGAATGTGTGGACTCAGGATTGAGCATAGCTTCCTAAGTAATCATTCAGTTCTTTCAAGAAGTAATATCTAATCAGGTCGCAAAACTCAAGGAATTGTATTCTACACAACTGAGTTTTGCCAAACAGTCAACCTAGTCATAGAAACGCAATTGAGTCGGTCTCAAGTTTTGATTACTCAAACCATAACTCAACCCAAGTCTTGATCTAGTTGACTTGGCTCAGAGGTCTTTCTGAGTAATTAAATCAAAGCGTTCAAACTACCAGCATAATGAAGATGCTCATGTTATTAATCATTGGTTGTTTTCTAACAGGCGCTCTTCATTGGAAGCAAGTTTCTCTCTGCATCAACTCCAATTGGCAGGTAAAACTACAGTGTGTTAGCTTTGAGTAGTCAAAATGAATTCGCATGCATTTAAGAGAAGGGAATTCTAATCAGTCAACACAACATGTTGATATTTACAGATTTAGGCTTTACGGGTGTTTCTGTACATTTAGAGGGTGTTTGGGAACATTGAATACCTTGAAAATGAATTGGCTTTCCAAGGAATTCTACTTATTCCTTGTTAGTGAAAAAAATGTGGTAATGGAATTGGGTTTCCCTTTCCAAGATATTACTCAATATCACAAGAATCCATGTCTTTTggggggccaaaaaaaaaaaggatgaagaagaaaaagaagaagcagggAAGTGTTTAATCAGGATTTCCTTGCAGCAGGCCAACTACTCCCTCATTTTT
This region of Magnolia sinica isolate HGM2019 chromosome 1, MsV1, whole genome shotgun sequence genomic DNA includes:
- the LOC131257648 gene encoding VAN3-binding protein, whose amino-acid sequence is MDRCAYHRKFLLHRLENIEEEEPASWLPMSSSLPPPETPTEPMEFLARSWSLSALELSRALGDSFPQSLGTSGTSCSMNLKKRDTSSTASIDGHVIQSPAAAELYGGIPPLSTKETEDIKESLVRHQALDPEFLLKQRLIGNGLYKSVTGGKTMGRWMKDQKEKKKEEIRTHNAQLHAATSVAGVAAAVAAIIAATATLSDTSAAPEDGPSKTSAAIATAAALVATHCVEIAEEMGADRDQILTAINSAVNVKTSGDIMTLTAGAATALRGAAALRARLHKGLQTAVVGPSEESTGEERQSEICTALKFVTKGGELLKRTRKGALHWKQVSLCINSNWQVVIKMKSKHMVGTFVKKKKSVVFNVICDIPTWAARDGEEGSEHRAYFAIKTADRLIEFECRNEREKKMWTEGILQMLHYRAHMNNMFSL